From Myxococcales bacterium, the proteins below share one genomic window:
- a CDS encoding homoserine dehydrogenase, producing the protein MTIGVGLLGCGTVGSGVVKLLRQRQAEIEARVGDRVEIVAVAVRDLAKARVSELGSVRLTASPAEVVHEPRVNVVVELMGGLEPAKTHVLDALSRKKAVVTANKALLAYHGPEIFRAAREARVDVAFEGAVGGGVPVVRALRDALAGDRVRRIVGILNGTSNYVLTRMQREGLGFDEVVRDAQRLGYAEADPSLDVDGHDAAHKLVVLSALAFGRRVRPEEVDTRGLRSLEPVDHACADRFGFVVKPLAVAEDTGLSDPERGPCLALRVGPALVSKDALLGSVSGVLNAVLLEGDALGPLVLSGRGAGEGPTAVSVVSDVLDVARAIHEGSTGMLTAALRTEPSWVRAAGEDVLPHYARFVVRDEPGVLGRITTSLGRAGVSIRELVQLRRGDTNADVIMLTHASSRAAFEAALAEVDVAPFAVEKTRLFPVVAA; encoded by the coding sequence ATGACGATCGGGGTCGGATTGCTCGGGTGCGGGACCGTCGGTTCCGGCGTGGTGAAGCTCCTTCGGCAGCGGCAGGCCGAGATCGAGGCGCGGGTCGGTGACCGCGTCGAGATCGTGGCGGTCGCGGTCCGCGATCTCGCGAAGGCGCGCGTGTCCGAGCTCGGCAGCGTGCGGCTCACGGCGAGCCCCGCGGAGGTCGTGCACGAGCCACGCGTGAACGTCGTCGTCGAGCTCATGGGGGGGCTGGAGCCGGCGAAGACCCACGTCCTCGACGCGCTCTCCCGGAAAAAGGCCGTGGTGACCGCCAACAAGGCGCTGCTCGCGTACCACGGCCCCGAGATTTTTCGCGCCGCTCGTGAAGCCCGGGTCGACGTCGCCTTCGAGGGGGCCGTGGGCGGAGGGGTTCCCGTGGTTCGTGCGCTCCGAGACGCGCTCGCCGGGGATCGTGTGAGGCGCATCGTCGGCATCCTGAACGGGACGTCGAACTACGTGCTCACCCGCATGCAGCGCGAGGGGCTCGGCTTCGACGAGGTCGTACGCGACGCCCAACGGCTCGGCTACGCCGAGGCCGATCCGTCGCTCGACGTGGACGGCCACGACGCGGCCCACAAGCTCGTCGTGCTCTCGGCGCTCGCGTTCGGTCGCCGCGTCCGGCCGGAAGAGGTCGACACACGAGGGCTCCGGTCGCTCGAGCCGGTCGATCACGCTTGCGCCGACAGGTTCGGATTCGTCGTCAAACCCCTCGCGGTCGCGGAGGACACGGGGCTCTCCGATCCCGAGCGCGGCCCGTGCCTCGCGCTCCGCGTGGGGCCTGCCCTCGTGTCGAAGGACGCGCTCCTCGGGAGCGTGTCGGGGGTGCTCAACGCGGTCTTGCTCGAGGGCGACGCCCTCGGTCCGCTGGTGCTCTCGGGGCGCGGGGCCGGGGAGGGGCCCACGGCGGTCAGCGTCGTGTCCGACGTGCTCGACGTGGCCCGCGCGATCCACGAAGGCTCCACGGGAATGCTCACGGCAGCGCTCCGCACCGAGCCGTCGTGGGTGCGCGCCGCAGGGGAGGACGTGCTCCCCCACTACGCGCGGTTCGTCGTGAGGGACGAGCCCGGAGTGCTCGGTCGCATCACCACCTCGCTCGGCCGGGCCGGCGTCTCGATCCGAGAGCTTGTCCAGCTTCGCCGGGGCGACACGAACGCGGACGTCATCATGCTCACGCACGCCTCGTCGCGGGCGGCCTTCGAGGCGGCGCTCGCCGAGGTGGACGTTGCGCCGTTCGCGGTCGAAAAGACTCGGCTCTTCCCGGTGGTAGCGGCGTAA
- a CDS encoding nicotinate phosphoribosyltransferase: protein MTISVLATDGYKLSMAEAGYPLRRETFYQSHRKGGAQLLPFDPRALVSRLLPAASSADYTFLAAHGYDMGAGFKAAVAGPAALEIRALPKGAWFLPREPFLTVTGPSALVSWLEPLLLQASFRIQIATLALQDPEALVRELAVVTCEAEARIVEETLDAVRELHPECRVSLRPEARPEAYASRVATHVRELVAITGDPGRIFEVGLRAATCLEQHHVALAAMKGAGLTRTSNTLGAHELGMIPVGTMGHEHVQRFGSDEVAYRAMRDRRPTRSSFLLDTFDTLRSGLPAALRLMAEAPDAGDSIRYDSGDKEAQYREAVARAAALGLAPVHILEDSFDTALTARFEAVRRELGVPESKQFYGYGGFLVAETAGRTLTRDKVAAVYKLSQSGPRAVMKFGDEPGAGKESLPGVPVVARRVRGEGALGLVLQHGEPVPPDHVLGTELEGPALTAARVSSPTPLEVSDATQALMRTLRAERERVVANEGRGAPA, encoded by the coding sequence ATGACCATCTCCGTGCTCGCGACCGACGGCTACAAGCTCAGCATGGCCGAGGCGGGGTATCCGCTGCGCCGCGAGACGTTCTACCAGTCGCACCGCAAGGGCGGCGCGCAGCTCCTCCCCTTCGATCCGAGAGCCCTCGTGTCGCGGCTGCTGCCCGCGGCGTCGAGTGCAGATTACACATTTTTGGCCGCCCACGGGTACGACATGGGGGCGGGCTTCAAGGCGGCCGTGGCCGGGCCCGCGGCGCTCGAGATCCGGGCCCTCCCGAAGGGCGCGTGGTTCCTCCCGCGCGAGCCGTTCCTCACGGTGACCGGGCCGTCGGCGCTCGTGTCGTGGCTCGAGCCCCTGCTCCTTCAGGCGAGCTTCCGCATCCAGATCGCCACGCTCGCCCTCCAGGATCCCGAAGCGCTCGTGCGCGAGCTCGCCGTGGTGACGTGTGAGGCCGAAGCCCGCATCGTCGAGGAGACGCTCGACGCCGTGAGGGAGCTTCACCCCGAGTGCCGCGTCTCTCTCCGCCCGGAGGCTCGCCCCGAGGCGTACGCGAGCCGGGTCGCGACGCACGTCCGAGAGCTCGTCGCCATCACGGGCGATCCCGGGCGCATCTTCGAGGTCGGCCTGCGGGCCGCGACGTGCCTCGAGCAGCACCACGTGGCGCTCGCCGCCATGAAGGGCGCTGGGCTCACTCGGACGAGCAACACGCTCGGGGCCCACGAGCTCGGCATGATCCCCGTCGGGACGATGGGCCACGAGCACGTGCAAAGGTTCGGCTCCGACGAGGTCGCCTACCGGGCGATGCGGGACCGCCGCCCCACCCGCTCGAGCTTCCTGCTCGACACGTTCGACACGCTCCGCTCCGGGCTCCCCGCCGCCCTCAGGCTCATGGCCGAGGCGCCCGACGCGGGAGACAGCATCCGCTACGACTCGGGTGACAAAGAGGCGCAGTACCGCGAAGCGGTCGCGCGCGCGGCGGCCTTGGGGCTCGCTCCCGTCCACATCCTCGAGGACAGCTTCGATACGGCGCTCACCGCGCGCTTCGAGGCCGTCCGGCGCGAGCTCGGCGTGCCGGAGTCGAAGCAGTTCTACGGGTACGGGGGCTTCCTCGTGGCCGAGACGGCGGGCCGCACGCTCACACGCGACAAGGTCGCTGCGGTATACAAGCTGTCCCAGTCGGGTCCCCGCGCCGTGATGAAATTCGGGGACGAGCCTGGCGCAGGGAAAGAGAGCCTCCCGGGCGTCCCCGTCGTGGCGCGCCGTGTGCGGGGCGAGGGCGCGCTCGGCCTCGTCCTTCAGCACGGAGAGCCCGTCCCGCCCGATCACGTGCTCGGCACGGAGCTCGAAGGCCCGGCGCTCACGGCCGCGCGTGTCTCGAGCCCGACGCCGCTCGAGGTGAGCGACGCGACCCAGGCGCTCATGCGCACCCTCCGCGCCGAGCGGGAGCGCGTCGTCGCGAACGAAGGCCGCGGCGCGCCGGCATAA
- a CDS encoding glutamate racemase, whose translation MVSHTDRADDDARREAPLGVFDSGLGGLTVVRAIRAALPNENIVYLGDTARVPYGTKGPDTVVKYALGCSKALVARDVKAIVIACNTVSAVAPERLRIELDLPILSVIEPGARAAVAATTRHRIGVLATAGTIASGAYPRAVGTLSTRAETFGQAAPLFVPLAEEGWTEGDVPRLAAERYLAPLAAKGVDVVVLGCTHYPLLRPTIEDVARRLIGPHVAVVDSAHATAEDTASFLRERGLARRKESPGTVKLLVTDMPRSFADQAARFLGEDAHDVHAIDL comes from the coding sequence ATGGTGAGCCACACGGACCGCGCCGACGACGACGCCCGACGAGAGGCGCCCCTCGGGGTGTTCGATTCGGGGCTCGGTGGCCTCACGGTGGTGCGGGCTATCCGCGCGGCGCTCCCGAACGAGAACATCGTGTACCTCGGGGACACGGCCCGTGTGCCCTACGGCACCAAGGGGCCCGACACCGTCGTGAAGTACGCGCTCGGCTGCTCGAAGGCCCTCGTCGCGCGCGACGTGAAGGCCATCGTCATCGCGTGCAACACGGTGAGCGCCGTCGCCCCGGAGCGCCTACGGATCGAGCTCGATCTCCCGATCCTGAGCGTGATCGAGCCCGGCGCCCGCGCTGCCGTCGCCGCGACCACACGCCACCGCATCGGCGTGCTCGCCACGGCCGGCACGATCGCCTCGGGAGCGTACCCGCGGGCCGTCGGCACCCTCTCGACGCGCGCCGAGACGTTCGGGCAGGCCGCGCCCCTCTTCGTCCCGCTCGCCGAAGAGGGATGGACCGAGGGCGACGTGCCGAGGCTCGCTGCCGAACGCTACCTCGCGCCCCTCGCCGCGAAGGGCGTCGACGTGGTCGTGCTCGGATGCACCCACTACCCCCTCCTCCGGCCGACGATCGAAGACGTCGCGCGGCGGCTCATCGGGCCTCACGTGGCGGTCGTCGACAGCGCCCACGCCACCGCCGAGGACACGGCGAGCTTCCTCCGTGAGCGTGGACTTGCGCGTCGAAAGGAGTCTCCGGGGACCGTGAAGCTCCTCGTGACCGACATGCCACGCTCGTTCGCCGACCAGGCCGCGCGCTTCCTCGGCGAAGACGCCCACGACGTGCACGCGATCGACCTTTAG
- a CDS encoding rhomboid family intramembrane serine protease, with protein MADEPSSLGMALPKPGPTLRVVLVLLAAVSVVSAIVVHWLPGGPKGAELVGYLTFDPTNRAFFLEPWRLLTSGLLTSPEGISHTLFTLLGLYFLGGDLERRWGGGRFVGLLVSSVLVGNLLAFVLAQAFPGVGLLRRTVLFGPEAALIAAAIAWGRENPNAQIRLFFFLPIRGTTFIWITLGFCVLGLVYSQSQPEGVVAPFGGALVGALLGGTPSPLRKAYLRAKLAFLRRKGPVLTVESLLDERGTSEPRATKKGKTPSLRVVYGGLDDDRETKKSPKDKRWLN; from the coding sequence ATGGCGGACGAGCCCTCATCTCTCGGCATGGCCCTACCGAAGCCCGGGCCCACGCTCCGTGTGGTGCTCGTGCTGCTCGCCGCGGTCTCCGTGGTGTCGGCGATCGTCGTGCACTGGCTGCCGGGCGGTCCCAAGGGCGCCGAGCTCGTCGGGTACCTCACGTTCGACCCGACGAACCGCGCCTTCTTCCTCGAGCCGTGGCGGCTCCTCACGAGCGGCCTCCTCACGAGCCCCGAGGGGATCTCGCACACGCTCTTCACGCTGCTCGGCCTCTACTTCCTCGGAGGGGACCTCGAACGTCGCTGGGGGGGCGGGCGCTTCGTCGGGCTGCTCGTGTCCTCCGTGCTGGTGGGCAATCTGCTCGCGTTCGTCCTCGCGCAGGCCTTCCCAGGGGTCGGGCTCCTTCGGCGGACCGTGCTCTTCGGCCCGGAGGCCGCGCTCATCGCCGCCGCGATCGCCTGGGGCCGAGAGAACCCGAACGCGCAGATCCGGCTGTTCTTCTTTCTGCCCATCCGAGGGACGACGTTCATCTGGATCACGCTCGGCTTCTGCGTGCTCGGGCTCGTCTACTCGCAGAGCCAACCCGAGGGGGTGGTCGCGCCGTTCGGTGGGGCCCTCGTCGGAGCGCTCCTCGGGGGCACGCCGTCGCCGCTGCGCAAGGCCTACCTCCGCGCGAAGCTCGCGTTCCTTCGGCGCAAAGGGCCCGTGCTCACGGTCGAGTCGCTCCTCGACGAGCGCGGCACCTCGGAGCCTCGCGCCACCAAGAAGGGCAAGACGCCTTCGCTTCGTGTCGTCTACGGCGGCCTCGACGACGACCGCGAGACGAAAAAATCCCCGAAGGACAAGCGGTGGCTCAACTGA
- the accC gene encoding acetyl-CoA carboxylase biotin carboxylase subunit has translation MFKKILIANRGEIALRILRACRELGIKTVAVHSEADARALHVRFADEAVCIGPAPAARSYLHIPAIISAAEITGADAVHPGYGFLSENAEFARLLGKCGVTFIGPTPEAMRAWGDKVTARENAKRFGLPLLPGSTVLKSEAHALEEARRIGLPVIMKASGGGGGRGMRIVRTEEEVGPSFVQASREAEAGFKNPDVYMEKFVERPKHIEFQVIADQHGGVWTLGERECSLQRRHQKVIEEAPSPVMTAELRQEIGEVIRKAVLETGYTSLGTLEFIMDEDKKLYFLEMNTRVQVEHPVTELVTGLDLVQMQIRVAAGEKLELPDTRPWSFRGHAIECRVNAEDPKSFAPWPGLITEYFPPGGAGVRVDSGVYGGFRVPSDYDSLIAKIIVHAGSRAEAITRMKRALDEFIVGGIRTNIPLHQKLLRDAEVLDGTMSTRTVERVVGQSDA, from the coding sequence ATGTTCAAGAAGATCCTCATCGCCAACCGCGGAGAGATCGCGCTGCGCATCCTGCGCGCTTGCCGCGAGCTCGGCATCAAGACGGTCGCGGTCCACTCCGAGGCCGACGCACGCGCGCTCCACGTCCGGTTCGCCGACGAGGCCGTGTGCATCGGCCCCGCACCGGCGGCGCGGAGCTACTTGCACATTCCAGCCATCATCTCGGCGGCCGAAATCACGGGCGCCGACGCCGTGCACCCCGGGTACGGCTTCCTCTCGGAGAACGCCGAGTTCGCCCGTCTCCTCGGGAAGTGCGGCGTCACCTTCATCGGACCGACGCCCGAGGCCATGCGCGCCTGGGGCGACAAGGTCACGGCCCGCGAGAACGCGAAGCGGTTCGGGCTGCCCCTCCTCCCGGGGAGCACCGTGCTCAAGAGCGAGGCTCACGCGCTCGAAGAGGCTCGCCGCATCGGCCTGCCCGTGATCATGAAGGCCTCCGGCGGCGGCGGCGGGCGCGGCATGCGCATCGTCCGCACCGAGGAAGAGGTCGGGCCGAGCTTCGTGCAAGCCTCGCGCGAGGCCGAGGCCGGCTTCAAGAACCCCGACGTCTACATGGAGAAGTTCGTCGAGCGGCCGAAGCACATCGAGTTCCAAGTCATCGCCGATCAGCACGGCGGTGTGTGGACGCTCGGCGAGCGCGAGTGCTCGCTCCAGCGCCGGCACCAGAAGGTCATCGAAGAGGCCCCGAGCCCCGTGATGACCGCCGAGCTCCGCCAAGAGATCGGCGAGGTCATTCGCAAGGCGGTCCTCGAGACGGGCTACACCTCGCTCGGCACGCTCGAGTTCATCATGGATGAAGACAAGAAGCTTTACTTCTTGGAGATGAACACACGCGTGCAGGTCGAGCACCCGGTCACCGAGCTCGTGACGGGCCTCGATCTCGTCCAGATGCAGATCCGTGTGGCGGCGGGAGAGAAGCTCGAGCTGCCCGACACCCGCCCGTGGAGCTTCCGCGGGCACGCGATCGAGTGCCGCGTGAACGCCGAGGACCCCAAGTCGTTCGCGCCGTGGCCCGGGCTCATCACCGAGTACTTCCCTCCGGGCGGCGCCGGCGTGCGGGTCGACTCGGGGGTCTACGGCGGCTTTCGGGTCCCTTCCGACTACGACTCGCTCATCGCGAAGATCATCGTGCACGCCGGGTCGCGAGCCGAGGCCATCACGCGGATGAAGCGCGCGCTCGACGAGTTCATCGTCGGAGGAATCCGAACGAACATTCCGCTTCACCAGAAGCTCCTCCGGGACGCCGAGGTCCTCGACGGCACCATGAGCACACGGACGGTCGAACGGGTCGTCGGCCAAAGCGATGCGTAA
- the accB gene encoding acetyl-CoA carboxylase biotin carboxyl carrier protein, whose amino-acid sequence MAVELEELRALLKVLSDADVAEFEHESEGVRVFIKRGTVVAPAQLAVAHAAPAVPSARGSQVHVDKAPVDDGTTIDVTSPFVGTFYRAPSPETPAFVEVGSQVKPGQTLCIVEAMKLMNEIEAELAGTIVEIYAQNGKAVEFGQKLFRLKKA is encoded by the coding sequence ATGGCGGTCGAACTCGAAGAGCTTCGTGCTCTCCTCAAAGTGCTCTCGGATGCCGACGTGGCGGAGTTCGAGCACGAATCCGAAGGCGTGCGCGTCTTCATCAAACGCGGAACGGTAGTCGCCCCGGCGCAGCTCGCCGTGGCCCACGCGGCCCCGGCCGTCCCCTCGGCCCGTGGCTCGCAGGTCCACGTGGACAAGGCTCCCGTCGACGACGGCACGACCATCGACGTGACGAGCCCGTTCGTCGGGACCTTCTACCGCGCGCCGAGCCCCGAGACGCCCGCGTTCGTCGAGGTCGGCTCGCAGGTGAAGCCGGGCCAGACGCTCTGCATCGTCGAGGCCATGAAGCTGATGAACGAGATCGAGGCCGAGCTCGCGGGCACGATCGTCGAGATCTACGCGCAGAACGGCAAAGCGGTCGAGTTCGGCCAGAAGCTCTTCCGGCTCAAAAAGGCCTGA
- the aroQ gene encoding type II 3-dehydroquinate dehydratase: protein MSEAAGEGPPSLTIACFSGPNLQLLGTREPEVYGKLTLAEIHERLVARGRELGVHVDARQTNHEGTLCDWIAELPGRADGLLMNAGAYTHTSIALLDALRATRIPCVEVHLSNPEAREPFRKTSYMAAACVGKIAGFGADSYLLALEALARRLRST, encoded by the coding sequence ATGAGCGAAGCCGCGGGAGAAGGCCCCCCTTCCCTCACGATCGCGTGTTTTTCGGGCCCGAACCTGCAGCTCCTCGGCACGCGTGAGCCCGAGGTCTACGGAAAGCTCACCCTCGCCGAGATCCACGAGCGCCTCGTCGCGCGGGGTCGGGAGCTCGGCGTGCACGTCGACGCGCGGCAGACGAACCACGAAGGCACCCTCTGCGATTGGATCGCCGAGCTTCCCGGTCGCGCCGACGGCTTGCTCATGAACGCCGGGGCATACACGCACACGTCGATCGCGCTCCTCGATGCGCTCCGCGCGACGCGAATCCCGTGTGTCGAGGTCCACCTGTCGAACCCCGAGGCTCGTGAGCCGTTCCGCAAGACGTCGTACATGGCGGCCGCCTGCGTCGGGAAAATCGCCGGTTTCGGTGCCGACAGCTACCTGCTCGCGCTCGAGGCCCTCGCGCGGCGTCTCCGCTCGACGTGA
- a CDS encoding HAMP domain-containing histidine kinase → MSKGRLTRQELGWLLTQEAQGAAERLRKGVQVLRTQAPEAEPTDSATVDDSLDALDDVMRMLSNMHQKSATSRRGRIDVAALLWEISPDARVQIEPGGGTEVFGEESELRRMLHVLLDHAGGVGSAIAVRGDGDEVRLSIALGPDTSPTAETERAWLSRMAIRYGGKLELEGGHEILTLRSDDASDRSERERLTKELDAAKKQGAAVARELAQLIEHAEAPDSILPPAGGGDSFSAWLRLAAGVGAELRAILAPIGPDLAALREHVADERLEPLRRRLSAAHDLAATLAATRDVSVDELPQTVDLVDVVRQVVAQLEGRAERHGVRVERVVPDDAAARLRPKATAVLVRELVSQAIAASPKDGVVTVTVEALPGVVRLSVSDEGASLPAAMRGPFVRLEVDASAYGRASAVPLHACVEIAQVLQIPMEFGDAPSGLRVSAIFSR, encoded by the coding sequence ATGTCCAAAGGAAGGCTCACACGGCAAGAGCTCGGCTGGCTTCTCACCCAAGAGGCGCAAGGCGCGGCGGAGCGGCTCCGCAAGGGCGTACAGGTCCTCCGCACGCAAGCCCCCGAGGCCGAGCCGACCGACTCGGCGACGGTCGACGACTCGCTCGACGCCCTCGACGACGTCATGCGCATGCTCTCGAACATGCACCAGAAGTCCGCGACCTCGCGGCGTGGTCGCATCGACGTGGCGGCGCTCCTCTGGGAGATCTCGCCCGACGCGCGTGTTCAGATCGAGCCAGGAGGCGGCACCGAGGTCTTCGGCGAGGAGTCGGAGCTTCGCCGCATGCTGCACGTGTTGCTCGACCACGCGGGGGGAGTCGGCTCGGCGATCGCCGTCCGCGGGGACGGCGACGAGGTGCGGCTCTCGATCGCCCTCGGCCCGGACACCTCGCCCACGGCGGAGACCGAGCGCGCCTGGTTGAGCCGCATGGCGATCCGCTACGGGGGCAAGCTCGAGCTCGAGGGCGGGCACGAGATCCTTACGCTCCGGTCCGACGACGCCTCCGACCGCAGCGAGCGTGAGCGGCTCACGAAGGAGCTCGACGCGGCGAAAAAACAGGGCGCGGCGGTCGCGCGGGAGCTGGCGCAGCTCATCGAGCACGCCGAAGCTCCCGACTCGATCCTCCCGCCCGCCGGAGGTGGCGACTCGTTCTCGGCGTGGCTTCGGCTCGCCGCCGGCGTCGGCGCGGAGCTCCGGGCCATCCTCGCTCCGATCGGCCCCGACCTCGCGGCGCTCCGAGAGCACGTGGCAGACGAGCGTCTCGAGCCTCTGCGTCGTCGTCTCTCGGCCGCGCACGACCTCGCGGCGACGCTGGCCGCCACGCGGGACGTCTCGGTCGACGAGCTCCCGCAGACGGTCGACCTCGTCGACGTCGTTCGGCAGGTGGTCGCGCAGCTCGAGGGCCGAGCCGAGCGGCACGGGGTCCGCGTCGAGCGTGTCGTCCCCGACGACGCCGCGGCGCGCCTTCGCCCGAAAGCGACGGCCGTGCTCGTCCGCGAGCTCGTCAGCCAGGCGATCGCGGCAAGCCCCAAGGACGGCGTCGTGACGGTGACGGTCGAGGCGCTCCCGGGCGTCGTTCGCCTCTCGGTGTCCGACGAGGGGGCGTCCCTCCCTGCGGCGATGCGTGGCCCCTTCGTCCGCCTCGAGGTCGACGCGAGCGCCTACGGAAGGGCCTCGGCCGTGCCCCTCCACGCGTGCGTCGAAATTGCGCAAGTTCTTCAAATTCCAATGGAATTTGGAGACGCGCCGAGCGGTCTTCGGGTCTCCGCGATCTTCAGCCGGTGA
- a CDS encoding response regulator transcription factor produces MRILLAVPSDSVSSVLEALLTARGIEVVTETSGARVLEVCAESEPDAVVVAVDVVGAHDGVEVCRMLKGRSARLPVIVIGPSADEDVRARALEAGATGYYGVPVSPTALVKELESIRPKP; encoded by the coding sequence ATGCGCATCTTGCTCGCCGTCCCCTCCGACTCGGTCTCGAGCGTCCTCGAGGCGCTGCTCACGGCCCGCGGCATCGAGGTCGTCACGGAGACGAGCGGAGCCCGGGTGCTGGAGGTCTGCGCCGAGTCCGAGCCCGATGCCGTGGTCGTCGCCGTGGACGTCGTGGGGGCGCACGACGGCGTCGAGGTATGTCGCATGCTGAAGGGGCGGTCGGCTCGCCTCCCGGTCATCGTCATCGGCCCGAGCGCGGACGAGGACGTGCGGGCGCGTGCGCTCGAAGCGGGCGCGACGGGGTACTACGGCGTCCCCGTTTCCCCGACGGCCCTCGTGAAAGAGCTCGAGTCGATCCGCCCGAAGCCCTGA
- a CDS encoding TerB family tellurite resistance protein — translation MHDQQLAIVKGLIPIAWADGDFGEKEREAITGILAAYGASDAEKAEVLEYAKEQRTLDDIDLQELSATDRRVLLQTAVVISFVDGEQSVTESTMLHDLAVRLRIPDAEAKDCMEQAAERAKHHLGLLK, via the coding sequence ATGCACGACCAGCAGCTTGCCATCGTCAAAGGGCTCATTCCGATCGCGTGGGCGGACGGGGATTTCGGTGAGAAAGAGCGCGAGGCCATCACGGGCATTCTCGCGGCCTACGGCGCGAGCGACGCCGAGAAGGCCGAGGTGCTCGAGTATGCGAAAGAGCAGCGCACGCTCGACGACATCGACCTCCAAGAGCTCTCGGCGACCGACCGCCGCGTGCTCCTCCAGACGGCCGTCGTCATCAGCTTCGTCGACGGCGAACAGAGCGTCACCGAGTCGACCATGCTCCACGACCTCGCCGTGCGGCTCCGCATCCCGGACGCCGAGGCGAAAGACTGCATGGAGCAGGCCGCCGAGCGCGCCAAACACCACCTCGGCCTCCTGAAGTAG
- a CDS encoding Fic family protein — MAAKTAKTSTKKRSISPPPEVPKPLTLEERAQKLDERLQAADPDFQRQYHEALDMSWIYHDSALEGTVYTQEELRMALDPNAVVVPESSLQPICDEIRRHREALEFVRDFALRKRLPVTLDVVKKIYLIFHPEEGDIKTVKYRKDIPQHRLYFHEYAAPDKIPAKVRQVVDWLNDPETRKARSALRIASRAHYDLLRVFPFTTDSGKVARLLMNMLLLRAGLPPSIVHSTERQRYYEALKGSSAMMNQIVVEAMENNLASVEKLLDGYESRRGAR, encoded by the coding sequence ATGGCCGCGAAGACCGCCAAGACCTCGACGAAGAAGCGCTCGATTAGCCCCCCGCCCGAGGTGCCCAAGCCTCTCACGCTGGAGGAGCGCGCCCAGAAGCTCGACGAGCGGCTGCAGGCGGCCGACCCCGACTTTCAGCGCCAGTACCACGAGGCGCTCGACATGTCGTGGATCTACCACGACAGCGCGCTCGAGGGCACGGTCTACACCCAAGAGGAGCTCCGTATGGCGCTCGACCCGAACGCGGTGGTCGTGCCCGAGTCGAGCCTCCAACCCATCTGCGACGAGATCCGCCGGCACCGCGAGGCGCTCGAGTTCGTCCGCGACTTCGCCCTTCGCAAGCGCCTCCCTGTCACGCTCGATGTCGTCAAGAAGATTTACCTCATCTTCCACCCCGAAGAGGGGGACATCAAGACGGTCAAGTACCGCAAAGACATTCCCCAGCACCGGCTCTACTTCCACGAGTACGCGGCGCCCGACAAAATCCCGGCGAAGGTGCGACAGGTCGTCGACTGGCTCAACGATCCGGAGACCCGGAAGGCTCGCTCCGCCCTCCGCATCGCCTCGCGCGCTCACTACGACCTCTTGCGCGTCTTCCCGTTCACGACCGACAGCGGCAAGGTCGCGCGCCTGCTCATGAACATGCTCCTCCTGCGCGCCGGGCTCCCGCCATCGATCGTCCACTCGACCGAGCGCCAGCGCTACTACGAGGCGCTGAAGGGCTCGAGCGCGATGATGAACCAGATCGTCGTCGAGGCGATGGAGAACAACCTCGCGTCCGTCGAGAAGCTGCTCGACGGCTACGAGTCGCGGCGCGGCGCGCGTTAG